Genomic window (Zerene cesonia ecotype Mississippi chromosome 5, Zerene_cesonia_1.1, whole genome shotgun sequence):
TACTGTTGTTTGTGTTATTAGGACCGCAGTTAGCGGCGATTTCTCTGTTTAAATGACCTGTTTCTAGTATTGTCTGAATATGTGTTACGTAGAGACCAACgattttttgttcaattaaaattaagcgTGGAAAGGATCATTTGGAGCTTAAATCTGTACAATTACtaacccggcaaacgctgttctgccttactcttatcatttagggggatgaaaaatagatgttggccgattctcatagataagcacaaaaaatttcatcaaaatcggtcaagccgtttcggaggagtatggcaacgaaaactgtgacacgagaattttatatattagattttaacagttttcgtttttatacctatccaaatattttgattaaatcagTATTAATATGTGATGAATTCGTTCCTTGAGAAATCTTTTTGTAACcgtttcttaatattattaatcattcAATGACAACATcgacattttgtattttaattagttactTTTAAAGCCTACGTTTGGTGAATACACCAATTATCCTTCcaagtttaatatttagtatgtTATGTTTAAACTCTCaaagtgtatttaataaaataatttttataccaatctataaaacaaatagctCATAAGAATTGAACACCGTCTCATCAATCTGAGCGCACCGTGCACTTATAATAATCGGACATGTCGGCCACACTAGCCGTGCAGCTCGTGCAATCGAAGACAATAACGCTAAACACAAACACTGGCTTGTATTATCCATATTTGTATAGAGAAAACGGCCAACAGAGCCTTCGGCAATTTGTCAATTGTGTCGTTAACTGGTTATGATTATGGAGCGTGGCCATTTGGCCATAACGAGCGAGGagaaaacgtttaaaaaacaCTTTTGTTACTGCACTCCGCTAAGTTGCCGATGAAATGTTTGTGAATGCGTCGAAACTGAAActcaaatgttataaataattgaactgGTAAAAAATCATCAGGCTGCATgcgttacaaaataaacagacCTGTTTATACCAAGAAGAACGAACATAAGTATGTAGAGGTGCAACTGTGTGAATAGATGGAGATATACATAGCCGTTAGTACGATCTTCACAAATCTGTAGAAAGTTCACAGTAGGCACGAGACCTTTTGACCTCAAATCGCAGGAACCAATGACTCATGGGCACTCACAAAGAAATTACAGACATCCAACCGAGACAAAAGAATTACCATGTAGTAATATATTAGTCAGCTTTTAGCACTGCTTAGGCTATGTGAACTTGGCacccgacttaaaaaaaattcacatttttttgctCCATTCGATAGATTTAGATATGTANNNNNNNNNNNNNNNNNNNNNNNNNNNNNNNNNNNNNNNNNNNNNNNNNNNNNNNNNNNNNNNNNNNNNNNNNNNNNNNNNNNNNNNNNNNNNNNNNNNNNNNNNNNNNNNNNNNNNNNNNNNNNNNNNNNNNNNNNNNNNNNNNNNNNNNNNNNNNNNNNNNNNNNNNNNNNNNNNNNNNNNNNNNNNNNNNNNNNNNNNNNNNNNNNNNNNNNNNNNNNNNNNNNNNNNNNNNNNNNNNNNNNNNNNNNNNNNNNNNNNNNNNNNNNNNNNNNNNNNNNNNNNNNNNNNNNNNNNNNNNNNNNNNNNNNNNNNNNNNNNNNNNNNNNNNNNNNNNNNNNNNNNNNNNNNNNNNNNNNNNNNNNNNNNNNNNNNNNNNNNNNNNNNNNNNNNNNNNNNNNNNNNNNNNNNNNNNNNNNNNNNNNNNNNNNNNNNNNNNNNNNNNNNNNNNNNNNNNNNNNNNNNNNNNNNNNNNNNNNNNNNNNNNNNNNNNNNNNNNNNNNNNNNNNNNNNNNNNNNNNNNNNNNNNNNNNNNNNNNNNNNNNNNNNNNNNNNNNNNNNNNNNNNNNNNNNNNNNNNNNNNNNNNNNNNNNNNNNNNNNNNNNNNNNNNNNNNNNNNNNNNNNNNNNNNNNNNNNNNNNNNNNNNNNNNNNNNNNNNNNNNNNNNNNNNNNNNNNNNNNNNNNNNNNNNNNNNNNNNNNNNNNNNNNNNNNNNNNNNNNNNNNNNNNNNNNNNNNNNNNNNNNNNNNNNNNNNNNNNNNNNNNNNNNNNNNNNNNNNNNNNNNNNNNNNNNNNNNNNNNNNNNNNNNNNNNNNNNNNNNNNNNNNNNNNNNNNNNNNNNNNNNNNNNNNNNNNNNNNNNNNNNNNNNNNNNNNNNNNNNNNNNNNNNNNNNNNNNNNNNNNNNNNNNNNNNNNNNNNNNNNNNNNNNNNNNNNNNNNNNNNNNNNNNNNNNNNNNNNNNNNNNNNNNNNNNNNNNNNNNNNNNNNNNNNNNNNNNNNNTACATATCTAAATCTATCGAATGGagcaaaaaaatgtgaattttttttaagtcgggtGCCAAGTTCACATAGCCCACTGCTTATCATTACATGCTGTCAGTTCACTGCACATTAATGGAAAAGGGTACATAcccttaaattaatttagttcaATAACAATGCTTGAATATTAGTTTGGTTTTCCCGTCATTCATCGCTTTTTATACTAcgatatttgtaataaaaaatcttttgaaaTAGATATGCCTATTGAACACGTTACAAatgaatctatatttatatttaattttatagctaaAGCTAAAGAGGTTGAAGATGATTTCTTGAAGATTTGAAATACAAGtacataaatttaagtatCTTTGTATACGAGTATATCAGTGGGTCACATTTACCATTCTATTCACTAACTGTAAAGACCTCCAATGAGATGTTTTGCACATTTCCTTAAGTATATTCAAATGGAGTGTAAATATCACGTTTATCTGTTCTCAATATTACTTGAACCatgttaatacattattattaacgaaTAAACCTATCCtaactaatcctacttcctactatcctactaatattataaatgcgaaagtttgtaaggatgtgtgtgtgtttgctctttggtacgtagacagctggacaactggaataacatataggcaactttttatcccgatgttcctacgggatacggacttacgcgggtgaaaccgcgcggcgcagctagtaagttataaatgtacatacGTCTAGAGCTATTAATTGGGATTGTCGTGGATATTGAAATCAACTCATCTAGAGTCTATTGTGCCATATGAAGTCTTTTTCTCCGTGCTCACTTACTCATTTCTAAGCAATGattttactaaaattgtatataattatacaaatcaaGTATCTAAATGTGGCTTATATTGATTAGAAGagattttatctgtatttaaaatcatattataccTAATCCTTGGCTGCAGTATTTACTGACCgaagtaaaattttcaaataacattatcataGTGATGTAACACACTCGTCAGtggtaagtaatataaaacgcTGCACCGGTCCGTACAGTTGTCGTTTTCTATCAAGGCATTCGAAGGAAAGCTCGGTAAATGCTAAAAAAGGTAAAAGTTGTTAGTACACGTTCGAGTGATTATTTTAGCGCACACCCAGTTCAATGCGTGAAAACttgttttttcttatgttCCTTCTTAATCTCGCAGACGTAGCTAAGCTTGTTTGGTGGATTCAATTTGCAATTAGAGTTATGTGATGTCATTACGCAAGGATTTTGATTTTCACATAAACAAAGGAAcgtaattacaataattatattatgacataataattatgtaactacataaaaaacgacacatttaataataataaacattgtatCACTTCATTCATCATCCTCcaaatacatattcaaaaaCTTTCAGAAATTTTACCAAagttcataacattttaaaacatgattttaaCCAAGGAACTGTAAACTTACGTTGACGTATCTGGTGTGAAACAAGGATGCGTTCGGTTGAATAGTTGAAACAACCGCCTTCCTCTGACCTCCTTTATTAACAACCCAGTTTTTCATGACAAATTACGGAATAGATAAGAAACTTATGCTCAATACTTATTCTCAATTTCATGACCCAACaactcaatttaatttaatctaatcAAAAGCTCTTATTATATAcgtgaatatatataaaatcaaataatctaTATGCAAGTTCCAAACAatgatataattcataaaatcaaCTTTCATTTGTacctttttttgtattaacttCCAAGTTATACAGTTAAGTTTAGTGAGTCATCGTTAAAAAGGGAAACTGATTAATTGTGCAACTTAATCATTAAGACCGGATAATACCTACCTCCTTTATATACTAGAGCAGTTAATACGGaacttatgaaataatacaatcgTAATTCACACTCAAATAATCTGCTTAcgaaaaattaagtaatttcgtcgacttatatttatgtaacaacGAATTTTAGATACGTATTTAGTAAAATTGCCGtttgaatgtttaatttaaattttatttccgtACTTAGTATATGAAATACAAGTGTTTGGTGAACGATTTACCTCAAAAATAACTTTGCACataacaaatcaaaatacaTGCACACATGTCGACAGCTGAATTTGTGTTATTTgtggttttatttgtatttattactaattgtataattttgacacttttatttcatcaagTTTCTAGaaacttgtattattttgttaatatgtaatacatatttaatacatttatatactttttgaaTCTGCTCGCCGTCATTCCCAAAATAGAAGGAGGTTCACATTTCgactgtatatttaataataattttgcattCTCTTTCAGGCTTCCACTATCGACGGAAGGCGGAAGGGAGCATGCCTCTTCTGTCAGGAATATTTCATGGACCTGTACCTACTAGCGGAGCTCAAGACGATCAGCTTAAAAGTGAgattcattttatacatatttatactaatattataaagctgaagagtttgtttgtttgaacgcactaatctcaggaactactggtccgatttgaaaaattctttcaatgttagatagcccatttgttgaggaaagctataggctaaatatgtaccacgggcgaagccggggcggccGCTAGtcctatataaaaagttacgGAATATATCTACCCGGACAGAGCCAGGCAGAACACTTTCAAAGAATTAGCGCAAGGCAGCTGTTGTAATTTTGGTCGTGTAAACTGATTAATAATCCTCCCTTTTTTGATGGAGGAACTCCACCTTCCTCCCTCCCCATAAATCGTCAATTTGCAGGtcaagaaaaacaataattttctacTTCGCTATGAGTAGACACAATTTTACTAACATTCTTCGCAACAACAACTCAAAGCGAAACCCAATCACACCAGCCGTACAAATAAATCGATGTGAATTAATGAACATTCACGGCCCTGCGCTTCCGACATTGTCGGTCAAGTGCAATGCCGCTATAGTCTGTTAAATCCGTCGAGACTTGTAcgaagtatttaaaaaacataatcacgtttttttattttaccttggCTTAGTATCTGGCAGTTAAGATGCCCTTTGTGCCAGCCAGTTTATTGTAGAATGAAATGTTGCTGTTTCTGAATTAACATATCgttgtatttaaacatatttttgcgGGTCAAGTCGGATATTTGAGAATAACTCTATCTGAACCAGACATTTTGTGAAGTACGTTTGAATGTAAACAATTTGAAGTCGCAATCAAAACTAAAGCCTGAGAGGAAAATGCCTAGAAATAAGCATCCGCATAGTTTATCATtagtaaatgtatttattattactcgtTTTCTTCGTTAATTGATAACTCTAAAGTAGTAGAATCCAGCTCACAATCCTGAGCGTCCAAACAAGACAATTGCTAGACTATATGtctaattaatacataaacttGCAGGTAACAACAGTGGACATGCAAAAGCCACCACCGGACTTCCGCACCAACTTCGAGGCGACGCATCCACCGATACTGATCGACAACGGGCTGGCGATCCTCGAGAATGAGAAGATTGAGCGGCACATCATGAAATCGGTGCCCGGCGGTCACAATCTGTTTGTTCAGGTGAGACTTAGCCACTGCCACTGACCCTATAGTAAGGAGGCCTAAGAGGGATATTACGCTATTTATCTTGCATCATAGATctgtaagtaaattttattggataatgtaatataaagatatgattcattttttcattaaattcaattgtcAATTAAGTTATCGAACATAAATCATAACGTAATGTACCCCTAAGCCCTATAACAGCGTTGAATAAATATCAACCTAACAAAACTTAACACTAATTACTTACTGGACTTTGCTCAAAAGAAATATGGAATCAGGCTTTCTTTAAAAACAGATTATATTCACTGGAACAATAAAATCCAATCGTATCGAATCCTTCAACGTTGGCAATAGAGACAGCAAGAAGACGTTAAATTTCTAACGTTCCAAGAACTCGATCAAGAATCGTGCGTCGATTCTTCGCATTGTCAATTTTTAgagaacatttaaaaatgtatacggTTTTCGCTTTAACTTTTTTGTgtcttttatctttttacgTCTCTTGTTTTACATATCATACACatacagttatattaaaaatactacataTGTCAgcagtatatataaaaaatacttattttattatatattgcataAGTGTCGCTATAAAACTGGTTTTGCTAATATATACGTTTcgtttattatacaaatatcgTGACGATATGGTAAATGTTTGCTATATGATGAATTGATTATGGCTGAGGTATTTTCAAGTGTCGTTTCTGTTTTGCGTATGAAGTAAgcttgttttattatctaccTAAAATATAATCACTATATACAGATTTGACTTTATTCAAAGGAATATAGAGGCgctctttaatataataataaattatactgtcACGGCACTTATAAATTAGtgtattctattttatgtaaCTCAAGACGTACACAGTTAAACAGTTTTGGAACTCgtgtatacaaaaattgtgACGATAAATACGAGACTTCGTAAAAAAGCCCACAAAATGTTCGCACATAGTCATTGCGttcagtataaataataacgtttattaaatttcgcaAACGTTCAGCAAATAACATACAGATAAAGTTATCACGATAAGAGGTTTCTGATAGCATTACATAATACGCGGTGAAGTTTACCGTATTGTTACGAAATGTGTTGGCAgtcatttgtttaaataaaacactgtcatcaatttttatttcatacaatggGGACTTGTGCATGTATTAgtctgtaatatattatattgttgtatatttgTGATAAGGATATTATTGcaggttttatatgtattcaaattaGAGATCGTTTTTCGACATAACTCAGAACCAATGGTTTTGAGAACGTCTATTTCAATAGATAATCAACGATTTTGCACAAATATAAGAATCATGCTTTTTAGTCTTTTATATACCTAcggaaatattattaataattttcataaacagTAAATTGTCTTGTCGCTATCCAAGTATAGcataaaatcataacaaaCGACTTATGTTATACGATTGGGCGGTGACTTTTGTACATAGTTCGTACTTTAAGACCCCTACAATTggtcttaatattaattaactaggTACATTCCAAcctttattcaatttatacactgaatcatatttattaaattcaattacttaTCCACACATGCACTTTTGTAGGACAAAGAGGTGGCGTCGCTGATCGAGAACCTATACTCGAAGCTGAAACTGGTGTTAGTTCGCAAGGACGAGCAGAAGTCGGCGGCGCTGCGCGCGCACCTCGGCAGGATTGACGGCCTGCTCGAGCGCAGGGGGACCAGGTTACTCATTAGTTCTTACTATCGATGACATATAGGCATATAAATGAGAGTTCCATTACAAAGGAGTCAAGAAAGAACGAAGATTATCACCACTGGACTACATTACATACACTAGCCATTTAAtatctacatagtataaaacaaagtcgctttctctgtctgtccctacGTATGCCTCaatctttaaattttgcaACGGGTTCGGtggagtttattttattata
Coding sequences:
- the LOC119839884 gene encoding chloride intracellular channel exc-4 isoform X2, with product MSDEIAENGTANGDVPEIELIIKASTIDGRRKGACLFCQEYFMDLYLLAELKTISLKVTTVDMQKPPPDFRTNFEATHPPILIDNGLAILENEKIERHIMKSVPGGHNLFVQDKEVASLIENLYSKLKLVLVRKDEQKSAALRAHLGRIDGLLERRGTRFLTGDTMCCFDCELMPRLQHIRVAGKYFVDFEIPTSFRALWRYMYHMYQLDAFTQSCPADQDIINHYKLQQALKMKKHEELETPTFTTSIPVDINDLNNAEE